In Providencia alcalifaciens, the sequence ACATCATAACAAAGTACTTGTGCAGAAAAACAACGCCTTGCTAGCTCACTTACTGCCTGCAACTGTGTTAACTTGCAGGTTCCCATACCTTTACACTCAATCAATTTTTCATAGTCAGCTTGCACTAATAAATAGAGTGAACCAAACTCATGAAGTAAACGCTGAGCAAGTTGTAAGACGGGTTCACCCCGTGTTCCTGTGCGTAAAAAAATAGCTAATAACTCTGCATCAGATAATGATACAGCCCCATACGCCAACATTTTTTCTCGTGGTAAAAGCTCCGTGTATTCATGCATCGACTCATCCTCTTTCGCGTCGTTGCCCTCTTTGTAGCCAACCAACATACGCAGGGCAATCATCTAAACTAGCCTTTGCGTAGCGCTTCGCAAAAATAGCATCGGGATACAAAATCGGCTCTCTCACCAAGCTCATTGATATGGTAAGATGCCCCCCATGTTGACAAAATCGGACAGAGACCATGACTCAACAAACTTCAGTTAACTCATTATTAGGTAAGCGAATTGTTCTTGGTATTAGTGGTGGAATAGCCGCGTATAAAATTCCTGAACTCACTCGCCGACTGCGTGATGAAGGGGCATCTGTACGTGTTGTCATGACACCTGCGGCAAAAGCGTTCATTACACCTCTCACTTTGCAAGCCGTTTCCGGTTATCCGGTCGCGGATGATTTGCTTGACCCCGCTGCTGAAGCCGCAATGGGTCACATTGAATTGGCAAAATGGGCTGATATAATTATTTTAGCGCCAGCAACCGCCGATTTAATCGCACGATTAACCGCTGGCATGGCGAATGATTTACTCACAACGGTTTGCCTTGCATCTGCGGCGCCTATTGCCGTCGTGCCTGCGATGAATCAACAAATGTATCGCGCTGCGGCAACACAAGAAAATTTAATCAGACTGCAACAACGCCAGTGTATGATTTGGGGGCCTGATGAAGGCAGCCAAGCATGTGGTGATGTGGGTCCCGGACGCATGATTGACCCACTCGCTATCGTGAAATTGGCAAGCCAGCACTTTCAATCATGTATAGGCCAGCAACCAAATTTAGACCTAGATGGAATTTCAATCATGGTCACGGCAGGCCCAACCCGTGAAGATTTAGATCCCGTACGCTTTATCAGTAATCACAGTTCTGGAAAAATGGGTTTTGCCATCGCGCAAGCTGCCAGTGAACGCGGAGCGAACGTCACTCTCGTAGCAGGCCCTGTTAATCTGGCAACACCGAATGGTGTAAACCGTATTAACGTAACGAGTGCCCTTGAGATGTATGAACAAGTACACCAGTCTATTACCGAGCAAAATATTTTTATCGGTTGTGCTGCGG encodes:
- the coaBC gene encoding bifunctional phosphopantothenoylcysteine decarboxylase/phosphopantothenate--cysteine ligase CoaBC, which produces MTQQTSVNSLLGKRIVLGISGGIAAYKIPELTRRLRDEGASVRVVMTPAAKAFITPLTLQAVSGYPVADDLLDPAAEAAMGHIELAKWADIIILAPATADLIARLTAGMANDLLTTVCLASAAPIAVVPAMNQQMYRAAATQENLIRLQQRQCMIWGPDEGSQACGDVGPGRMIDPLAIVKLASQHFQSCIGQQPNLDLDGISIMVTAGPTREDLDPVRFISNHSSGKMGFAIAQAASERGANVTLVAGPVNLATPNGVNRINVTSALEMYEQVHQSITEQNIFIGCAAVADYRAKTVAENKIKKQGDEVSITLVKNPDIVASVGKLTQNRPYVVGFAAETQNVEEYARQKRQQKQLDLICANDVSLADNGFNSDNNALHLFDAHGDVRLPHSSKIELSHHLLDEILQRYEKNRSENS